The sequence below is a genomic window from Strix uralensis isolate ZFMK-TIS-50842 chromosome 11, bStrUra1, whole genome shotgun sequence.
TGTGAGGTCGGAGCAGGagtgggcaggggcaggcagggcgcgggccgggcggccggGAAGAGCAGCCCCGTCCTTCCTCCCCGGGTGCCTACTCATCGCAGCCCAGCAGCTCCATGCGCAGGGTGATGCGGTTGTGCCAGGCCACGGGCAGGATGCGGACGAAGCGGGCGTAGAAGGGCACGTCGAACACGTTCTTCTTGTGTGAGTAGTTGTCACTGTTACCATGGAAGATCTAGCGGGGGAAAGGTGGGTGTCAGCACCACCAGGACCTCCTTGCCACCATTCCATCCCTCCCCACAGCGGCATCCCCGAGCCCCGGGAGGTCGCTGCCCCACGCACCTTGGTGCTGTTTCCCTGACCGTCCCGGTAGAGGGTCCAGGATGTGCCGTTGTCACTGTAGGCCACCTTGTAGGCTGCCACGTATTGGATGTACCCGAAATCACGGGCTCCTTGCGTGATGATGCCCGTCACCTTCTTCTGGTCCCGGAGGTCAATCTGGCACAGAGACAAGGCTCGTTGAAGTGCCTCACAGGAGTGGTGCTCCCACCCCAGAGCAACCTGCGTGTCCCAGAGGCAGCCGGGATGTGCTGGCCCTCGGGGGTCAAGAATGGAGAAAACACTGCTCGACCCCTGCCCCAATGCCAGGGCAACTAATAAAACACTACTGTGAAATATTTGACCCTTTAACACTCGTAGCAGCTCTCAAAGCAACCCAAAGCAGGACGCAAACCCCACCATCACAGCTCCCTTCCCCACTGCTGTCACCTCGACATTTTTTGCTGTAAAGGTCAATGTGGGAATGACAGCAAAAAacctcaattaaaaaaagaaaaaataaaggattcCCAGAGGAAATTCATTTTCACTGGAAAGTGATTCTGGCTGAGAAAATATACAGTTCAGCGTGGTCTGACATTTGGGGTTTAAGTGAGATGGTTTCTATTCTCTTTACTCTGCCACACTGCGCTACTGCTGCTGGCACGCTACAGGGCAAACCAGCAAATGAGCTGAAAGTCTCCTTAATTTAGTTCCTATTTTATGCTTGTTGAGGGCAGTACTAGCTATACATAcgtgtatatatatgaatatacatgTACATctatatacacaaacacaaacaGGCAGCCTGTGGTGCACCAGCCCAACTCGGCGTGTCATCCCGACCCCATCAGCAGACATCTTGATAAGCTGGTTTATTTAGGGCCATGAAGCAGCTGCTTTTAATCATTTCCCAAATAAAAAGCAGGACAAATATCTAAACTGCTTTGTCCTATTATGTCATGAAATCATGTGAAAAGTATAAAAACAGGGGAGGAAAGGAAACTGAGAAGGAAATTTCAAAACTATTTGTTCCCATTCCAgactgggaagagaaaagaaaacctgattttttcctgcaaaacagaaacatggTGTTCTGGGCAGCCAGAGGGTCGTGGAACGGTCACCCCAGGCTGGGATGGCACTTCCCAAGGGGGTGATACAGAATTGGGGTGCTGCAGGCTCGGTGCACCCCAACAAGAAGGTCTGCAGAGACAGCACCCATCCCTACAGGCACTGATGTTTCTGACCCAGAGCTCCAGCATCGCTGTTAACACCAGTGACTGTGGCCCCATCCTGACCTGTCCTTGCAATCCCAGCTTGGGGAGAGCACCGCCGGGCTGCGTGTCCCACAGCAAGGCTCAGGCTGCACGGTCccggcagctctgcctggccGCTCCCGCTGTGCCCATCCTGCTTCCAGCCACCCCGGCACAGGAGGTGAACCCCGGCACAGGAGGTGGCTCCGGGCACTGTTGGAGGAGCTGGATAAGTGTAATGAGATTACAGAGGGAGGGCACcgagacccacctgcagccacTCGGACTGGGCATTGTGGAGCGCTGTCCAGGCATTGGTTTTGCCCGTCTTGTCCAGGCGGGCGTAATGGGGGTGCCAGGTAAAGGCATCAATGCCCCAAGTCTTGAAGACGCTGGAGGCTGTGATCTGCTGGTCGGAGATCAGGCGGGATTTCATGCCCAGAGGCTCCGAGCAACCTGCCGTGTTGAAATACACTGTAACACAATGGTTTATACGGGCAGTGAAAGGGAAAGAGTCCACAGCACCATCGCGAGCAAAACCCCACAGCCCCCGCAGGCACCATCCCCACATTTCCACGTCTCCACTgcccagagcagcaggcagggcgaGGCAGGGAAAGGCTCGGCAGAGGCACCGGGTCGCAGCCCTCTCGCCTGTTCCTGGAATTTTTAGCTCCCAGCTATTCCCTAGCTCACAGTgcctcctgctgcagggatgcaCGGCCTTCCCCACAGCATAGCCTGGCCCAGGAATACAGACAGCttcagcaggaggcagaggaggatgcTGTCAGGGTGAACAGAGCAATGCAAAGCCATCCCCAGCCGAAAGCACGTCTGGCACCGCACCCACGCAGCGGCAGGACACAACGAAGCCCCCACGGTGCCCCACTCCCACACTGGCACACGGGTCCCGCTTGGCTGCTGGGGACGTGCCGCAGGGCAGGAATGCGGGAGGCACAGGGAAAGGGCTCAGGCTAATCATCCCTCACGTTTCCCAGAGGACTTTGATCCTCCGGTGCTTTTCAAGCTCTCGGCAGGAAAAGCAGCCGGTTCACAGATCAGATGAGGAGGGGGCACAATAAAAAGCCCCGTCTTGGGAAGGTGTTAGCAGCGTGAGAATGCAGCTCGAGCCCGGCTGAGCTGGTGGGATTAACAGCTTGTGCTTCCCAAAAGCTCCCGCGGGTATTTCCAGGCATCACGTAGCCAGCACGAGGAAAAACAAGCACTGACAAATCCCCTGTCCCAGGGGATCAGAAGCAGTACAAGGGGTGATGCCCTGCGCCGTGTCACCCCCTGCCCTGtggtccctggggaggggacagccaccGACATTTACCATTCATCTCGCAGCCGATGAGTTCAAAGCGCAGCGTGCAGGCACGGCGGCACATCACGGGGTAGATGCGGATGAACTGGGCGGTGATGGGAGGGTCGAACATGTTGGTCTGCATGGTGCCGTAGTCCACGTTCCCCTGGAAAATCTGCAAGGGCAAGCAGGGCTGAGTGCCTCAGCTCTCCCGCAGCATCGTGCATGAAATCCCTTGCCCAGCAGACGGACAGACCTCGGCAGCACCAACGGCAGGAGTGAGGGAAGCTGGGCTCTGCTTTCGTGCCCTGGAGCAGTGCGTGACCTTGCAGCAGGTCCAGCACTCTCAACAGAGCTTTGCAACActccctgctctgtcctcacCCCGCGGAGCCACACATGCAGCAACACCCGCTCCCTCCCGCTACGGCAACGCTCCTCAAATCGTGACAAGCAGAGAGGTGGctcagttctttctttttaacACAAGAGTCAGGAtgtgttttcatgcattttttccactgctgcagaagcaagaggaactttttttttgaagcaaGGCAGATACTCCAGCCATTTCCTGGATGCTCAAAAAACAACCAGGAGTCACTTGCTGTAAAAAGCAGAGTGGAGAGCACTGTGATCAGTAGTATTCCTGCCCTGAGAGTGAGACACACTGTCAGCTCATGCGCAGTGCAGACACAACATCGAGCCGCGTAAGCCGTTCACCAGCACTTCCAGACCATGCCCAGTTCCCACAGTGTGTCAGCAATAAAGATATTATCTGAATGACCTAAGTAAGTCATCACTGCTTCTTTGGTAATGCTTATTATGGTCAATTAAACAGAGCCAGAGAGCACTGCTCAGCGCTGGAACCACCTGTGCCATCTCGCTGCTAGGTGGGTTCCCAATGTGGCTTTGACCCAGGTCAAACACACTTTCCCAAACATGGGGACAGTTTGGGATGCGGCTCAgagccaccccagcacccacagcactgCTGGGTAGGgggagccagcacagcccccaCACAGAGCATCGCAGCCCACCTTGTCTACATCCTGCTTCTCGTCCTTGCAGAAGGTGAACTCCCGCCCGTCCAGGCTGTAGGCGACTTTGTAGGCGCGGACATACTCCGCCTGGCCCACACGGCGAGCGCCTTGTGTGATGACCCCGCTCAGCCGCATCTTCCGCAGCAGGTTGGCCttggggggggagaggagagcgTGAGTGCGGACGGGGTGCGCAGCTCCTGCGCCCACCAGCACTGCTGAGCCTGGCTGGGAGGGTGGGTTCATGCTCAGCATCAGGACCAGGAAAGGGGCTGCCCAGAGCGCTGTGACTTCCT
It includes:
- the MFGE8 gene encoding lactadherin isoform X1, with protein sequence MAAVRRWRLLFGLVLGLSVLMVVSGDFCDVNHCQNGGTCLTGINETPFFCICPEGYIGIDCNETEKGPCHPNPCHNNGECQLVPNRGDVFTDYICKCPAGYDGVHCQNNKNECYSQPCKNGGTCLDLDGDYTCKCPSPFMGKTCHVRCAVLLGMEGGAISDAQLSASSVYYGFLGLQRWGPELARLNNHGIVNAWTSSNYDKSPWIQANLLRKMRLSGVITQGARRVGQAEYVRAYKVAYSLDGREFTFCKDEKQDVDKIFQGNVDYGTMQTNMFDPPITAQFIRIYPVMCRRACTLRFELIGCEMNVYFNTAGCSEPLGMKSRLISDQQITASSVFKTWGIDAFTWHPHYARLDKTGKTNAWTALHNAQSEWLQIDLRDQKKVTGIITQGARDFGYIQYVAAYKVAYSDNGTSWTLYRDGQGNSTKIFHGNSDNYSHKKNVFDVPFYARFVRILPVAWHNRITLRMELLGCDE
- the MFGE8 gene encoding lactadherin isoform X3, translating into MAAVRRWRLLFGLVLGLSVLMVVSGPCHPNPCHNNGECQLVPNRGDVFTDYICKCPAGYDGVHCQNNKNECYSQPCKNGGTCLDLDGDYTCKCPSPFMGKTCHVRCAVLLGMEGGAISDAQLSASSVYYGFLGLQRWGPELARLNNHGIVNAWTSSNYDKSPWIQANLLRKMRLSGVITQGARRVGQAEYVRAYKVAYSLDGREFTFCKDEKQDVDKIFQGNVDYGTMQTNMFDPPITAQFIRIYPVMCRRACTLRFELIGCEMNVYFNTAGCSEPLGMKSRLISDQQITASSVFKTWGIDAFTWHPHYARLDKTGKTNAWTALHNAQSEWLQIDLRDQKKVTGIITQGARDFGYIQYVAAYKVAYSDNGTSWTLYRDGQGNSTKIFHGNSDNYSHKKNVFDVPFYARFVRILPVAWHNRITLRMELLGCDE
- the MFGE8 gene encoding lactadherin isoform X2, coding for MAAVRRWRLLFGLVLGLSVLMVVSGDFCDVNHCQNGGTCLTGINETPFFCICPEGYIGIDCNETEKGPCHPNPCHNNGECQLVPNRGDVFTDYICKCPAGYDGVHCQNNKNECYSQPCKNGGTCLDLDGDYTCKCPSPFMGKTCHVRCAVLLGMEGGAISDAQLSASSVYYGFLGLQRWGPELARLNNHGIVNAWTSSNYDKSPWIQANLLRKMRLSGVITQGARRVGQAEYVRAYKVAYSLDGREFTFCKDEKQDVDKIFQGNVDYGTMQTNMFDPPITAQFIRIYPVMCRRACTLRFELIGCEMNGCSEPLGMKSRLISDQQITASSVFKTWGIDAFTWHPHYARLDKTGKTNAWTALHNAQSEWLQIDLRDQKKVTGIITQGARDFGYIQYVAAYKVAYSDNGTSWTLYRDGQGNSTKIFHGNSDNYSHKKNVFDVPFYARFVRILPVAWHNRITLRMELLGCDE